A single window of Bacillus spongiae DNA harbors:
- a CDS encoding alpha/beta hydrolase produces MEKIFYGTNENQFGELLIPEGEGPHPVAIVIHGGFWRKRVTLERMRAAAKDLTASGVATWNIEYRRTGQDGGGWPGTLLDAANASDYIRTLAKSYPLDLNKVVTIGHSAGGHLATWIAARHRIPKDSELFMEDPLSILGTVSLAGVNDLEMMYSVHHYRDHVLTREPDNPTAELIGGSPEEYPNRYKQASPVELLPIGVNQTLVHGALDIHVPIGISDHYHREAERAGDSVKYVNLPNAEHIMLSNTTSSAWQTVKEEVQLLVNK; encoded by the coding sequence ATGGAAAAAATATTTTATGGAACAAACGAAAATCAATTTGGGGAACTACTTATACCTGAAGGGGAAGGACCTCATCCTGTCGCTATCGTCATTCACGGTGGATTTTGGCGAAAACGAGTCACGCTTGAGAGGATGAGAGCGGCAGCGAAAGACTTAACAGCAAGCGGGGTCGCCACATGGAACATTGAATACCGTCGTACTGGCCAAGATGGTGGAGGTTGGCCAGGTACATTACTTGATGCTGCGAATGCGAGTGACTACATACGTACCCTCGCAAAATCTTATCCGCTCGACCTGAATAAGGTTGTCACAATTGGTCATTCCGCTGGTGGTCATCTCGCGACTTGGATTGCTGCACGTCATCGAATTCCTAAGGATAGCGAGCTTTTCATGGAAGACCCTCTTTCTATTCTTGGTACGGTTAGTCTTGCTGGTGTGAACGACCTTGAAATGATGTATAGTGTTCACCATTATCGTGATCATGTACTAACTCGTGAACCAGACAATCCAACAGCTGAATTAATAGGAGGTTCACCTGAGGAGTATCCAAATCGCTACAAACAGGCTTCTCCTGTTGAACTTCTTCCAATCGGTGTCAACCAGACATTAGTTCATGGTGCTCTTGATATCCACGTACCGATTGGGATTAGTGATCACTATCACCGTGAAGCAGAAAGGGCAGGAGATAGTGTAAAATATGTTAACCTTCCTAATGCAGAGCACATTATGTTATCTAATACTACCTCTTCCGCTTGGCAAACAGTTAAAGAAGAGGTGCAGTTACTAGTCAACAAGTAA